Below is a genomic region from Amycolatopsis sp. 195334CR.
CGGTGTCTGGCGGTTCCCGTTCGACCCCGAACTCCCCGCGCTGCCCACGGCGTTCGACGCGGTGAGCATGCGGCGGCTGGTCGAGGGCGCCGGACTCCGCTGCGACGGCGAGGTCCGGTTGCGCGTGCGGTCGTACCGGCCGCGGCGGCGGGCGGTGATCGAGGTGACCACACCCGACCGGCGCCAGGTCTTCGTCAAGGTGGTGCGCCCGGCGCGGGCCCGCGACCTGCACGAACGGCACCGGCTGGCGGCTTCGGCCGCGGTGCCGCAGTCGCTCGGCTGGACCGACGACGGACTGGTGCTGCTGGCGGGGTTGCCGGGGCGGACGCTGCGGCAGGCGCTGCTCAACGAGGAGTCCGTCGCACTGGACGCCGGCAGCGTGGTGTCCGCTTTGGACGGTCTGCCGCCGGAGCTGGCGACCGGTGAGCGCCGCCGCACCTGGGGGCAGAAAGCCGGGCACTACGCCGAGGTGATCGCCGCGGCCGCCCCGGAATTCGCCGGTGCGGCCAGGGAAATCGCGCGGTCGGTGGACCACGACCGTCCACAAGGGCCGGACGTGCCGGTGCACGGCGATCTGTACGAGAACCAGCTGATGGTGCGGGACGGCCGGGTGACCGGCCTGCTCGACATCGACGGCGCCGGCCGCGGGGAACGGCTCGACGACGCCGGTTGCCTGCTCGGCCACCTCGCCGTGCTCGCGCAGCTCCGGCCGGACCGCGCGGCCTCGATTCTGGCCGTCGGCACCGCGCTGGAGGAGCGGTTCACCGCGGACCTCGACCCGGCCGCGCTGGCCGGTCGTGCGGCGGCCGTGGTGCTTTCGCTGGCCACCGGGCCGCATCGCGTGCAGGAACCGGGCTGGCGGGAACAGACCGGCAGGCGGCTCGCGCTCGCGCGGGGGCTGCTGGATGAAAAGTCCTTCACCCGCGGGGCGGCCCTGGCTTCATCTTCGGGCGGCATCGTGGATCTTGTCAGCACAGAGAAGGAGTGATCGATGAACAAGCGACCGTGGATCATCGCCGGGGCGACCATCGCGCTGGCCGGGTTCGGCACCGCGGTGGCCGCCGCCGACGGGGGCACCTCGCTCAACGACCCGCAGCCCGCGCCGGTGGTGCAGCAGGTCGACGGGGCGGGTGCGGCCCCGGCCGCGGTGGACCAGTCGCCGGAGTCCGCC
It encodes:
- a CDS encoding phosphotransferase, with protein sequence MSTELSLLTGEPAGEMLTAVVGEAGGTLLRWSATQVDHQPRGRTTVGYTARVRWGDGTETGETFGACSGPLPDGVVRLSDGVTDIGVWRFPFDPELPALPTAFDAVSMRRLVEGAGLRCDGEVRLRVRSYRPRRRAVIEVTTPDRRQVFVKVVRPARARDLHERHRLAASAAVPQSLGWTDDGLVLLAGLPGRTLRQALLNEESVALDAGSVVSALDGLPPELATGERRRTWGQKAGHYAEVIAAAAPEFAGAAREIARSVDHDRPQGPDVPVHGDLYENQLMVRDGRVTGLLDIDGAGRGERLDDAGCLLGHLAVLAQLRPDRAASILAVGTALEERFTADLDPAALAGRAAAVVLSLATGPHRVQEPGWREQTGRRLALARGLLDEKSFTRGAALASSSGGIVDLVSTEKE